A segment of the Myxocyprinus asiaticus isolate MX2 ecotype Aquarium Trade chromosome 10, UBuf_Myxa_2, whole genome shotgun sequence genome:
CTACTTTCTGTTagttgttgtgctgcatctagatttttttttagtacAAGAATGCGTTCGATTTGAATGACCCGTTTCAAGGCAGCTGCCTGTAGGCAACAGACAGCAAGCCAgctaactaggttttggaacagaacccaTATCTTGTGTCTCCTCCCTACCTGCCCGCTGTTGGCAAAATCATCTACTGTGAGGGAGAGGTCGAGTTGCAGAGCCAGTCCAAAATCACAGAGCGCACACTCGCTAGTGCTTTTCAACACAATGTTGCTGCTCTTCAGATCTCTATGTGCGATGGGCACCTTTGGCATGCCGCAGGGCGTGGTGTCGCTGTGCAGATGTGCCAGGCCCCTTGCCACAGAGCCTGCTAGTGAGCACAGCTCAGCCCATGTGAGGATATGACTAGCTAGAAAATCCTGGAGGTTCCCAAGACTGTAATAGGCCATGATGAGCCAGTATTGCCTCTGGGGGCCACCAGCAGTACCACCTCGCTCCTCAGCAGTCAAGAACTGCACCACATTCTCATGTTTTAAGTCGGCGTCAGAGAATATGGCCCTTTCGTTCCGCCATGAAGTATACTCCACTGCCGGGAAGATCTTCACTGCTACCGTTTCATACTGCCCACCCTCATTGTGGCTAAGCCTTGCCCGCCATACTTCGGCAAATCGCCCCTTACCCACCAGCGCCTCCAACTGGATGGGTAACTGCTCTGTGTTGTGGTTGAGGTTATTGGCACAAGTTGATGATATTTCTGAATTGGCATCATCACTGAGGGATGGCAGCTTGCCATGGTAATCGCTACCATTTGCTTGGCCAACGCAACCCTCTGCTCGATCCAGAGACTGGTATTGGGTGCGCCTTGGTGCCCAGTCTTTAGGTTGTTTGCCAGGCTGACGTATACGGTACAGGTAAAAAGCCATGGTAGCAATGACAGCCACGAGGAGAGGTGGAACCAGGCTTATGACTACCACTGGAATGACGTCTTTTGACTTCAGCTTTGagaatcctgaaaaaaacagGTTTATATTAGTACAAacaggctctgttccaaacctaGTAAGGTgctttctaaggcagcatcctaaatcAACTGAATGAagctcataagtgactgatttggaaaccTCTACATAGAGAGCAACATCATACAAATAGTGATCTTCATATGAATAATGAACTCACAATTTATTTCAATAG
Coding sequences within it:
- the LOC127447217 gene encoding TGF-beta receptor type-2-like isoform X3, translating into MDRRGWSLWTQTSVLLFFCLLQAQTFTLMTTNLCKWCDHSSPVCEDNVCMSNCSLTSYCTLAEEVCVAIWKKDNVSVSVRTLCYNPQDMLENIMLANYSSKECLMTPQPSEDGLLFICGCIGNHECNDKLIFDKGANGFSKLKSKDVIPVVVISLVPPLLVAVIATMAFYLYRIRQPGKQPKDWAPRRTQYQSLDRAEGCVGQANGSDYHGKLPSLSDDANSEISSTCANNLNHNTEQLPIQLEALVGKGRFAEVWRARLSHNEGGQYETVAVKIFPAVEYTSWRNERAIFSDADLKHENVVQFLTAEERGGTAGGPQRQYWLIMAYYSLGNLQDFLASHILTWAELCSLAGSVARGLAHLHSDTTPCGMPKVPIAHRDLKSSNIVLKSTSECALCDFGLALQLDLSLTVDDFANSGQVGTARYMAPEVLESRVNLEDLESFKQMDVYSMALVLWEMVSRCDVIGGHAAVVCDYN
- the LOC127447217 gene encoding TGF-beta receptor type-2-like isoform X2: MDRRGWSLWTQTSVLLFFCLLQAQTFTLMTTNLCKWCDHSSPVCEDNVCMSNCSLTSYCTLAEEVCVAIWKKDNVSVSVRTLCYNPQDMLENIMLANYSSKECLMTPQPSEDGLLFICGCIGNHECNDKLIFDKGANGFSKLKSKDVIPVVVISLVPPLLVAVIATMAFYLYRIRQPGKQPKDWAPRRTQYQSLDRAEGCVGQANGSDYHGKLPSLSDDANSEISSTCANNLNHNTEQLPIQLEALVGKGRFAEVWRARLSHNEGGQYETVAVKIFPAVEYTSWRNERAIFSDADLKHENVVQFLTAEERGGTAGGPQRQYWLIMAYYSLGNLQDFLASHILTWAELCSLAGSVARGLAHLHSDTTPCGMPKVPIAHRDLKSSNIVLKSTSECALCDFGLALQLDLSLTVDDFANSGQVGTARYMAPEVLESRVNLEDLESFKQMDVYSMALVLWEMVSRCDVIGEVKSYEPPFASKVREQPCVDSMRDLVLRDRGRPDIPESWTTHPVCTTATGQA